One Proteinivorax tanatarense DNA segment encodes these proteins:
- a CDS encoding TldD/PmbA family protein, with amino-acid sequence MLDNKLIGDVLDQALATGGDFAEIFLEDTRNNSITMIGGVVERTISGRDYGLGIRIFNGLNSVYAYTNDTSRENLLSVAKNAAMAIKGSKVDLVLNFQKEDVKNSHPVTKIPKDISQKEKVAIMKKAHNVANNYSEEISQVVVNYLDNDQKVLIANTDGKIVEDRRIRTRLPIQAIASKGTEKQSGFFGPGALKGFEFYDEIDVENYATEAAKIATTMINAEPCPSGKMPVIIDNAFGGVIFHEACGHGLEATSVAKKTSVFSDKLGEQVASELVTAIDDGTMPNEWGSINVDDEGNKTQRNVLIKDGVLKGYMIDELNGKRMGMEATGSCRRQNYRFAPTSRMTNTYIDNGKSSPEEIIANTEYALYAKNMGGGSVNPATGEFNFAVNEGYIVKNGKIEKPVRSATLIGRGIDVLRKIDMVGNNLQHAQGMCGSVSGAVPTNVGQPMIRVSEITVGGRKEE; translated from the coding sequence TTGTTAGATAATAAATTAATTGGCGATGTTTTAGATCAAGCTTTAGCAACCGGTGGTGACTTTGCAGAAATCTTTTTAGAGGACACTCGAAATAATTCAATAACTATGATAGGTGGGGTTGTTGAACGAACAATATCTGGAAGAGATTATGGATTGGGCATTAGAATTTTCAATGGTTTAAATTCTGTGTATGCTTATACCAATGACACCTCTAGAGAAAACCTGTTATCTGTAGCAAAAAATGCTGCTATGGCTATAAAAGGCAGTAAAGTGGATTTAGTATTAAATTTTCAAAAAGAGGATGTTAAAAACTCCCATCCCGTAACTAAAATTCCTAAAGATATTAGCCAAAAAGAAAAAGTGGCTATCATGAAAAAAGCTCATAACGTAGCTAATAATTACAGCGAAGAAATTTCTCAAGTGGTTGTAAATTATCTTGATAATGACCAAAAAGTCCTTATTGCCAATACCGATGGAAAGATTGTTGAAGATAGAAGAATAAGGACTCGCCTACCTATTCAAGCTATTGCATCTAAGGGTACTGAAAAGCAGTCAGGATTCTTTGGTCCAGGAGCTTTAAAAGGTTTTGAGTTTTACGATGAAATTGATGTTGAAAACTATGCTACAGAAGCTGCAAAAATTGCTACTACAATGATAAATGCAGAACCTTGCCCCAGTGGCAAAATGCCAGTTATTATTGATAATGCCTTCGGCGGCGTTATTTTCCATGAAGCCTGTGGCCATGGCCTTGAAGCCACTTCTGTTGCTAAAAAGACTTCGGTTTTTTCTGATAAACTGGGTGAACAAGTGGCATCAGAACTGGTTACAGCTATAGATGACGGAACTATGCCAAATGAGTGGGGTTCTATTAATGTTGATGATGAAGGAAATAAAACACAGAGAAATGTTTTAATTAAAGATGGCGTGTTAAAAGGGTATATGATAGATGAACTAAATGGAAAGAGAATGGGTATGGAGGCTACTGGCTCTTGCAGAAGGCAAAACTATAGGTTTGCTCCAACTTCAAGAATGACAAATACTTATATTGATAATGGAAAATCCAGCCCAGAGGAAATAATAGCTAATACAGAGTATGCCTTATACGCTAAAAACATGGGTGGAGGTTCTGTTAATCCAGCTACAGGCGAATTTAACTTTGCTGTAAACGAAGGTTATATAGTAAAAAACGGCAAAATAGAAAAACCTGTTAGAAGTGCAACTTTAATAGGAAGAGGAATTGATGTTTTACGTAAGATAGATATGGTTGGAAACAACTTGCAACATGCTCAAGGGATGTGTGGTTCTGTTAGTGGTGCTGTTCCTACTAATGTAGGACAACCCATGATAAGAGTTTCAGAAATAACCGTTGGCGGTAGAAAGGAGGAGTAA
- a CDS encoding HD-GYP domain-containing protein, whose translation MLEKNGKLTPKEFQQIKSHVYYTKNILRSIKGLEEIAEIAGNHHEKLDGSGYPEKLRAADLSTLDCVMTVGDIFQALTEQRPYREGLDPENALKIIEKDVQANKLCYDAFSQLKAAF comes from the coding sequence ATACTAGAAAAAAATGGCAAGCTTACTCCTAAAGAATTTCAACAAATAAAGAGTCATGTATACTACACAAAAAATATATTAAGAAGTATTAAAGGTCTGGAGGAGATCGCTGAAATAGCTGGAAATCATCATGAGAAGTTAGATGGGAGTGGGTATCCTGAGAAGTTGCGGGCAGCTGATTTGTCAACACTTGATTGTGTTATGACTGTTGGAGATATTTTTCAAGCTTTAACTGAGCAACGACCTTATAGAGAAGGTTTAGACCCTGAAAATGCCCTGAAAATTATAGAAAAAGATGTACAAGCCAATAAATTGTGTTATGATGCATTTTCTCAGCTTAAAGCTGCCTTTTAA
- a CDS encoding protein-glutamate methylesterase/protein-glutamine glutaminase: MIKAVVIDDSNFMRKVLKDTLKNTDVKVVSEGENGFIGLGEIQKHRPDVVLLDVEMPILTGLDTLELIMKKAPTPVIMFSSLTKQGADTTIEALRLGAVDFLQKPKSGFEVFGLKEMLLEKIETAAEAKLKESKVKPVISKQKNLTVKSKKSSISQIEKKEAKKAVVIGCSTGGPKALTQLLSDLDNLDGALLIVQHMPAFFTKTLAKRLNDISKYPVKEAEDGEVIKDQAIYLAPGDYHLTLDQKEGKTITKLDQNPSLHGCRPAVDYLFNSAAPIFKGNLTAAILTGMGKDGLEGSRTVKKHGGRVITESEETCTIYGMPRQVVENNLQDAIVPIDKMADKITEKVR; encoded by the coding sequence ATGATAAAAGCAGTAGTAATTGATGATTCTAATTTTATGCGCAAAGTTCTGAAGGATACATTAAAAAATACAGATGTTAAAGTGGTTAGTGAAGGAGAAAACGGATTTATAGGATTGGGTGAGATACAAAAACATAGGCCTGACGTTGTATTGTTAGATGTGGAAATGCCAATTTTAACCGGTTTAGATACCCTTGAGCTAATTATGAAAAAGGCCCCAACACCGGTTATTATGTTTAGTTCACTTACCAAACAAGGGGCGGATACTACCATCGAAGCATTGAGACTTGGAGCGGTAGACTTTCTTCAAAAACCTAAAAGTGGCTTTGAAGTATTTGGGCTTAAAGAAATGTTATTAGAGAAAATTGAAACCGCTGCTGAAGCTAAATTAAAAGAAAGTAAGGTTAAACCAGTGATATCCAAACAAAAGAATTTAACTGTTAAGTCTAAAAAAAGCAGCATATCTCAGATAGAAAAAAAAGAAGCAAAGAAGGCTGTGGTTATTGGATGTTCTACGGGGGGACCTAAAGCTCTAACACAATTACTTTCAGATTTAGATAATTTAGATGGAGCTCTACTTATAGTGCAACATATGCCTGCATTTTTCACAAAGACATTGGCAAAGCGTCTAAATGATATATCTAAATATCCAGTAAAAGAAGCTGAGGACGGGGAGGTTATTAAAGATCAAGCAATATACCTCGCACCAGGAGATTATCATTTAACCCTTGACCAAAAGGAAGGGAAGACAATTACTAAATTGGATCAAAATCCTAGCCTACATGGGTGTCGTCCAGCTGTTGACTATTTGTTCAATTCAGCTGCTCCAATATTCAAGGGTAATTTGACTGCAGCAATACTTACTGGTATGGGTAAAGATGGACTTGAAGGTAGTAGGACTGTAAAAAAACATGGGGGAAGGGTGATAACTGAAAGTGAAGAGACTTGTACCATATATGGCATGCCTCGTCAGGTAGTTGAAAATAATCTGCAAGATGCTATAGTCCCTATAGATAAAAT
- a CDS encoding HD domain-containing protein yields MEIDVIALVSSFSMALDLAENKHLSHAKRTGYIAVKIGERLGVNYKDLTDLYVASLLHDIGVTRTLSQAHFQKERVKNHCIFGTELVRELPFYSHLDKTILYHHEHWDGSGPHFIAGDKIPLYSQIIFVADQLEIQYIASASIEKNKSLFKDYVNKRQGVQFSPKVVEALNFLMETEAFWFDLKQPNIENSLPYIYKSSANTKTMDMESLLKVGSVFSRLIDSKSEFTKRHSQGLADVMVKIAKKNNYSCETTNKVKLAALLHDLGKLKLAMTY; encoded by the coding sequence ATGGAAATAGATGTAATTGCTTTGGTTTCTTCATTTTCTATGGCGTTAGATTTAGCTGAAAACAAGCATCTTTCACACGCCAAAAGAACTGGGTATATTGCAGTTAAGATTGGAGAAAGGCTAGGTGTTAACTATAAGGATTTAACTGATTTATATGTTGCCAGCTTACTCCATGATATCGGTGTAACCCGTACCCTTTCCCAAGCTCATTTTCAAAAAGAAAGAGTAAAGAATCATTGTATCTTTGGCACAGAGCTGGTCAGAGAACTACCCTTTTATAGTCATTTAGATAAAACAATTTTATACCATCATGAGCATTGGGATGGAAGTGGACCACACTTTATTGCAGGGGATAAAATTCCTTTATACTCCCAAATAATTTTTGTAGCTGACCAGCTGGAAATACAATATATTGCCTCTGCTTCAATAGAAAAGAACAAGTCTCTTTTTAAGGACTATGTAAATAAAAGGCAGGGAGTACAGTTTAGTCCTAAAGTAGTTGAAGCGTTGAACTTTTTAATGGAAACAGAAGCATTTTGGTTTGATTTAAAACAGCCTAACATAGAAAACTCCTTACCATATATTTACAAATCTTCTGCTAATACAAAGACAATGGATATGGAAAGTCTTTTAAAGGTGGGGAGTGTTTTTAGTAGATTAATCGATAGTAAAAGTGAGTTTACAAAAAGACATTCCCAAGGGCTAGCAGATGTTATGGTTAAAATAGCTAAAAAGAATAATTATAGTTGCGAGACAACAAATAAAGTGAAGTTAGCAGCTCTATTACATGATTTAGGTAAGTTAAAGTTAGCAATGACATACTAG
- a CDS encoding spore coat protein, translating into MQKKQQNQQQNQQQSQQQNQQSNSGQQLSAQEILNDALTNEKHLTGLYNTAANEASNASLRQDMLNILMDEHNMEASIFNTMQQRGMYDVKQASSQEITQAQQKYATKQQQQQKTQNQMF; encoded by the coding sequence ATGCAAAAAAAACAACAAAACCAACAGCAGAATCAACAACAAAGTCAACAGCAGAACCAACAATCTAATTCAGGGCAACAGTTATCAGCACAAGAAATTTTAAATGACGCTTTGACAAACGAAAAACACCTCACAGGCTTATACAACACCGCAGCCAACGAAGCATCTAATGCCTCACTAAGACAAGATATGCTGAACATCCTTATGGACGAGCATAACATGGAAGCCTCCATCTTTAATACCATGCAGCAACGAGGTATGTATGATGTTAAGCAAGCAAGTTCTCAAGAAATAACTCAAGCACAGCAAAAATACGCCACAAAGCAACAACAGCAACAAAAAACTCAAAACCAAATGTTTTAG
- a CDS encoding TldD/PmbA family protein, giving the protein MILTNFKDKLFDEGKKQGFKDMEIYFQRSDSLKVKIFNKEVDNYSVSDSSGLSFRGTFNDKMGYSYTEKIDDSSIEMLINEAKENAQIIEDKDVVEIFSGSPSYSEFDGYHKELEEFTAEKIITFAKDLEQEALQLDKRVVSVNMCQVAKDVGEKLIANSKGLEKSAKYNLAYCVVSVVVKEGESVKSDMEIVATTELKDFDAKKVAQEAVDKAVSALGASSVKSKNYPVIIKNTTAANLLATFSSTFSAESVQKDLSLLKGRIGEKIANELVTIVDDPLYKKGLMSTPFDAEGVATYTKNVVENGRLKTFLHNLKTARKDGVQSTGNASKASYKGAIGIAPTNMFIKPQSKEYDGMVKDLDEGLIITSLQGLHSGANTVSGDFSLAAAGYLVENGKLVRPVDQITIAGNFFEVINDIEEIGSDLKFGIPQNGYIGSPSIKIKKIAVSG; this is encoded by the coding sequence ATGATTTTAACAAATTTTAAAGATAAGTTATTTGATGAAGGTAAAAAACAAGGTTTTAAGGATATGGAAATTTATTTTCAAAGATCTGATAGTTTAAAAGTGAAAATTTTCAATAAAGAGGTAGATAATTACTCAGTGTCTGACTCTTCAGGGCTATCATTTAGAGGAACTTTTAATGATAAAATGGGCTATTCATATACAGAGAAAATAGATGATAGCTCTATAGAAATGTTAATCAACGAAGCGAAGGAAAATGCACAAATTATTGAAGATAAGGATGTTGTAGAAATTTTTTCTGGTTCACCCTCTTATAGTGAGTTTGATGGATATCACAAAGAGTTAGAAGAGTTTACTGCAGAAAAAATAATAACTTTTGCAAAGGACTTAGAACAAGAAGCCTTGCAATTAGATAAGCGAGTAGTGTCTGTTAATATGTGTCAAGTGGCTAAAGATGTTGGAGAAAAACTTATTGCTAACAGCAAAGGGTTGGAAAAATCAGCTAAATATAATTTGGCATATTGTGTAGTTTCAGTTGTTGTAAAAGAAGGTGAAAGCGTTAAAAGCGATATGGAAATTGTTGCTACAACAGAGTTAAAGGATTTTGATGCTAAAAAGGTTGCTCAAGAAGCAGTTGATAAGGCAGTATCTGCATTAGGAGCTTCTAGCGTTAAATCAAAAAACTATCCAGTGATTATTAAGAATACTACGGCAGCAAATTTACTTGCAACATTTAGTTCAACTTTTTCTGCCGAATCAGTTCAAAAAGATCTTTCACTATTAAAGGGCCGTATTGGAGAAAAAATAGCCAATGAATTAGTTACAATTGTAGATGACCCCCTTTATAAAAAAGGGCTTATGTCAACCCCGTTTGATGCTGAAGGTGTTGCAACTTACACTAAAAATGTTGTGGAGAATGGTAGGCTTAAAACTTTTTTACACAACCTAAAGACTGCTAGAAAAGATGGTGTTCAATCTACAGGAAATGCTTCAAAAGCATCGTATAAAGGAGCTATAGGAATTGCGCCTACAAACATGTTTATTAAGCCTCAGTCTAAAGAATATGATGGAATGGTTAAAGACCTTGACGAAGGATTAATCATAACTAGCCTTCAAGGGTTACACTCTGGAGCTAATACCGTTTCTGGTGATTTCTCGTTGGCAGCAGCGGGGTATCTTGTGGAAAATGGTAAGTTAGTTAGACCGGTTGATCAAATTACTATAGCAGGTAACTTCTTTGAAGTTATTAATGATATCGAAGAAATAGGCAGTGATCTTAAGTTTGGTATCCCTCAAAATGGTTATATAGGTTCTCCCTCTATAAAAATCAAAAAGATAGCAGTTTCCGGGTAA
- the thiI gene encoding tRNA uracil 4-sulfurtransferase ThiI yields MYDVVLVRYGEISLKGRNRSFFINTLIKRMQDSISHLEKRKIESHAGRLYVPVKNDGPQLIEALKKVFGIVSLSPAVRVKKDMESMSFACIKLAEKTIPDKDGIKFKVECRRSDKTFPLSSMEIGRDLGAAVLKNYNKLGVDLTKPHYSIGVEVRDEDAFIYAEKISGPTGLPIGVTGRGICLLSGGIDSPVALWLAAKRGIDVEGLYFHSYPFTSDKAKEKVDDLCRVLSKYCGRVRLHTVHFTEIQKAIKLNCDEDMIITIMRRFMFRIAEEVAKNRKALALVTGENVAQVASQTLESMNVINQVVDIPVLRPLVTMDKTEIIDKAHDIGTYGISIQPYEDCCTVFTPQNPKTKPNLQQCIEAEKNLDIESLVEEAVNKINTEVFYREK; encoded by the coding sequence ATGTATGATGTTGTTTTAGTTAGATATGGAGAGATAAGTTTAAAGGGAAGAAACCGAAGTTTTTTTATTAATACCTTAATAAAAAGGATGCAAGATAGTATTTCTCACCTAGAAAAAAGGAAAATAGAGTCTCATGCCGGAAGGCTGTACGTGCCGGTAAAAAATGATGGTCCTCAGCTAATTGAGGCGTTGAAAAAAGTTTTTGGGATAGTCTCTTTAAGCCCTGCAGTTAGAGTAAAGAAAGATATGGAAAGTATGTCTTTTGCATGTATAAAGCTTGCCGAAAAAACAATTCCCGATAAAGATGGTATAAAATTTAAAGTGGAGTGTCGGAGGTCCGATAAAACATTTCCCCTGAGCTCTATGGAAATTGGTAGAGACTTAGGGGCAGCAGTATTGAAAAATTATAACAAACTAGGTGTAGACTTAACAAAACCTCATTATTCTATTGGGGTGGAGGTAAGGGATGAAGATGCTTTTATCTATGCTGAAAAAATTTCTGGTCCAACGGGTCTTCCTATAGGGGTGACAGGAAGAGGTATATGTCTACTGTCGGGAGGTATTGATAGTCCTGTTGCGTTATGGTTGGCTGCCAAAAGAGGAATAGATGTAGAGGGGCTTTATTTTCATTCTTACCCATTTACTAGCGATAAAGCAAAAGAAAAAGTTGATGATCTTTGTAGAGTGCTAAGCAAATACTGCGGTAGGGTACGCTTACATACTGTTCATTTTACAGAAATACAAAAGGCAATAAAGTTAAATTGCGATGAGGACATGATTATAACAATTATGAGAAGGTTTATGTTTAGGATAGCTGAAGAGGTAGCTAAAAATAGAAAAGCGTTGGCACTAGTTACCGGAGAAAATGTAGCACAGGTTGCTTCTCAAACGCTAGAAAGTATGAATGTAATTAACCAGGTAGTAGATATACCTGTACTTAGGCCACTGGTAACAATGGATAAAACTGAGATAATTGACAAAGCCCATGATATAGGAACTTATGGAATATCAATACAACCTTACGAGGATTGCTGTACGGTGTTCACCCCCCAAAACCCCAAAACGAAACCAAATTTACAGCAATGTATCGAAGCAGAAAAAAACTTAGATATAGAATCCTTAGTGGAAGAAGCAGTAAATAAAATTAACACTGAAGTTTTTTATCGAGAAAAATAA
- a CDS encoding FMN-binding protein — translation MKKFLVLVGISLFILCLIACSPGGDTAVEGQYTDGTYSGTGQGYGGEIRVEVIIENGLIQAVNVEEHSESEGVADPALEQIPPAIVEEQNTEVDNVSGATETSVGIKDAVDDALEDAR, via the coding sequence GTGAAAAAATTTTTAGTTTTAGTTGGTATTTCATTATTTATTTTATGTTTAATAGCTTGTTCCCCTGGTGGTGATACTGCAGTAGAAGGTCAATATACAGACGGTACTTATTCAGGGACAGGGCAAGGGTATGGGGGTGAAATTCGGGTAGAGGTAATCATAGAAAATGGTTTAATTCAAGCTGTTAATGTGGAAGAACACTCAGAGTCAGAAGGAGTTGCTGATCCAGCCCTAGAACAAATCCCCCCTGCTATAGTGGAAGAACAAAATACCGAGGTGGATAACGTTTCAGGAGCAACTGAGACTAGTGTAGGCATAAAAGATGCAGTAGATGATGCTTTAGAAGATGCAAGGTAG
- a CDS encoding ZIP family metal transporter, producing the protein MFNDLLISTMAGLSTAIGALLVIFWGEPSDKVASTMLGFAAGIMIAISTLELIPEAVELGGTVMAAVGFVLGALLMLVLDFLVPHAHIGSGEQDVKKSEMKKMGYLIFFGIALHNLPEGLAIGAGFEAQGTLGVSIAIAIAIHNIPEGMATAVPLLKGGVKRGKVVLMTLFAGLMTPVGTAIGFLLFNISANFVSMALSLAAGAMIYIAGDELIPQSHKQHNHIGNLGLLAGFLVGMLIV; encoded by the coding sequence ATGTTTAATGATCTTTTAATAAGCACAATGGCGGGTTTATCTACCGCCATTGGTGCTCTACTAGTAATTTTTTGGGGAGAACCGTCAGATAAAGTGGCGTCAACTATGCTGGGATTCGCTGCAGGTATTATGATAGCCATTTCTACTTTGGAACTTATACCAGAAGCTGTGGAACTTGGGGGAACAGTTATGGCTGCGGTTGGTTTTGTTTTAGGAGCATTGTTGATGTTAGTGTTAGATTTTTTAGTTCCACACGCTCATATAGGTTCAGGTGAACAGGATGTAAAAAAAAGCGAAATGAAAAAGATGGGGTACCTTATATTTTTTGGTATTGCTCTTCATAACTTACCAGAAGGCTTAGCCATAGGCGCTGGGTTTGAAGCCCAGGGAACACTGGGAGTTTCGATAGCTATTGCTATAGCAATACATAATATCCCAGAGGGTATGGCTACAGCTGTTCCCCTTTTAAAAGGTGGAGTAAAAAGAGGAAAAGTAGTTTTAATGACCTTATTTGCTGGCCTTATGACTCCTGTAGGTACAGCTATAGGATTTTTACTTTTTAATATATCGGCAAATTTTGTATCTATGGCACTAAGTTTGGCAGCTGGTGCTATGATATATATTGCGGGAGATGAGCTAATTCCACAGTCGCACAAACAGCATAATCATATTGGAAACCTAGGTTTATTAGCAGGTTTTTTAGTGGGGATGTTAATAGTTTAA
- a CDS encoding YaaR family protein: protein MARISNTKHKPASSSKLTSLIKTPPKKDVPNEINEFDLQFKISSVKAQLDQILSDIDEQGRTLSKSMTLDHLREYHSLVATYIKKATSEMYELKIQNGEYYNPHKLYITVDKIDTELENITSEMLNTEKDRMYILEKIDYIKGLLLNISV from the coding sequence ATGGCAAGAATATCAAATACGAAACATAAACCAGCTAGCAGCTCAAAGCTTACTTCTTTAATAAAAACTCCCCCTAAAAAGGACGTACCCAATGAAATCAATGAATTTGACTTACAGTTTAAAATAAGCAGTGTTAAAGCACAGCTTGACCAAATCTTAAGTGATATAGATGAACAAGGGCGAACCCTTTCAAAGTCTATGACTTTGGATCATCTCCGTGAGTACCATAGTTTAGTTGCAACATATATTAAAAAAGCTACCTCCGAAATGTATGAACTAAAGATACAAAATGGAGAATATTATAATCCTCATAAATTATATATAACAGTAGATAAAATAGACACTGAATTAGAGAATATAACCAGTGAAATGTTGAATACCGAAAAAGATAGAATGTACATTTTAGAAAAAATAGATTACATAAAAGGTTTATTACTTAATATTTCAGTATAA
- a CDS encoding spore coat protein yields the protein MQQQNQQQGQQQQGQQSQQLSQKELAYIEDQLGAEELAIQKCRTYAQQTTDPEVREQCQNMADKHQQHYNTLLKHLRSS from the coding sequence ATGCAACAACAAAATCAGCAGCAAGGTCAACAACAACAGGGACAACAAAGTCAGCAGTTATCTCAAAAAGAGCTTGCTTATATCGAGGACCAGTTAGGAGCCGAAGAGCTGGCTATTCAAAAGTGCAGAACTTATGCCCAACAAACAACAGACCCAGAAGTTAGAGAGCAGTGTCAGAACATGGCGGACAAACATCAACAACACTACAACACTTTGTTAAAACATTTGCGCTCTAGCTAA
- a CDS encoding cysteine desulfurase family protein has protein sequence MMEEVYLDNCSTTKIDDDILKVYSEYQKEVFANPSSVHSLGVKAEKIMAKGKGILLDTLNVEREYDIIFGSGGTECNNLAILGTLNFYQKRGKKIVTTPIEHASVLERFKELKKQGYVVEYVNVDNKGLVDLDDLRQKVDQKTVLISIMAVNNEIGTVQPLRKIGSMVKEVNPKCVFHVDGVQGYGKIDINLNECNIDLFSISSHKFHGPKGVGALFVKEKVGLTPLLYGGGQQKGLRPGTENVPGCYAMAIAADKMYKNQKDYVDKIIQLKEKLKVGIKERVAKSIIVTPDNSAPHILNVAFENFKGEVLVRALEEVNIYVSTGSACSSKAKDSHVLKAINLPKQYRQGAIRFSLSYNTTDKEIEYTIEKTAQIVEDLQLFM, from the coding sequence ATGATGGAAGAAGTTTATTTAGATAACTGTTCAACAACTAAAATCGACGATGATATATTGAAGGTATATTCAGAATATCAAAAAGAAGTATTTGCTAACCCTTCCTCTGTACATAGCTTAGGGGTAAAAGCGGAGAAAATCATGGCAAAAGGGAAGGGGATATTGCTAGATACTTTAAACGTAGAACGGGAATATGATATAATTTTTGGCTCGGGAGGCACTGAATGTAATAACTTAGCAATTTTAGGCACTTTAAATTTTTACCAAAAGCGAGGTAAAAAAATTGTTACAACACCGATAGAGCATGCTTCCGTTTTAGAACGTTTCAAAGAACTAAAAAAACAAGGTTATGTTGTGGAATATGTGAATGTTGATAACAAGGGTTTGGTTGATTTAGACGATCTTAGGCAAAAGGTTGACCAGAAAACTGTTCTGATTTCTATTATGGCGGTAAATAATGAGATAGGGACAGTACAGCCTTTAAGAAAAATAGGTTCTATGGTTAAGGAAGTTAATCCCAAATGTGTATTTCATGTTGATGGAGTACAAGGTTATGGGAAAATTGATATAAATCTTAATGAATGTAATATTGACCTGTTTTCTATTAGTAGTCATAAATTTCACGGACCTAAAGGAGTAGGGGCTTTATTTGTAAAAGAAAAGGTGGGGTTAACACCTTTGTTATATGGAGGGGGGCAGCAAAAGGGATTAAGACCCGGCACTGAAAATGTTCCAGGTTGTTATGCAATGGCAATAGCAGCAGATAAGATGTATAAAAATCAAAAGGACTACGTTGATAAAATAATTCAATTGAAAGAAAAACTTAAAGTAGGTATTAAAGAAAGAGTAGCTAAGTCAATTATAGTAACTCCTGATAATAGCGCACCCCATATTTTAAACGTGGCTTTTGAGAATTTTAAAGGTGAAGTGTTGGTTAGGGCGTTAGAGGAGGTTAATATTTATGTTTCTACTGGGTCAGCATGTTCATCTAAAGCTAAAGACAGCCATGTTTTAAAGGCGATAAATTTACCTAAACAATACAGACAAGGAGCTATAAGGTTTAGCTTAAGCTATAACACAACAGATAAAGAAATAGAATATACTATTGAAAAAACTGCACAGATTGTAGAAGATTTGCAGTTATTTATGTAG
- a CDS encoding GNAT family N-acetyltransferase, giving the protein MGNIKKLDNKEINKFIKKFQNEGLLKNYDIIWILEQTKKSSRWEVYTTTDGTGCLVKQNKFYWVYCEQGKDLEIFCREIAKNKNLYIHCYQNWVKNYFVEKIYDISCKERSYYYVTQENFKKGKIKDVINLEFNDSNLEEWYSKELKDFLLQKQKIYGIKQDDNLVAWTYVDTITKNIAEVYKIEVHPLSRRRGYGKQVLSAAVDDVLKREDMVVFNVSVENQAAIEMIKKLGFKEQGKEYRLAN; this is encoded by the coding sequence ATGGGAAACATTAAAAAACTTGATAATAAAGAGATTAACAAGTTTATAAAAAAATTTCAAAACGAAGGTTTGCTTAAAAATTACGATATTATTTGGATTTTAGAGCAAACTAAAAAAAGTTCGCGGTGGGAAGTATATACAACAACGGATGGAACAGGATGTTTGGTTAAACAAAATAAATTTTATTGGGTTTATTGTGAACAAGGAAAAGATTTAGAAATTTTTTGTAGAGAAATCGCAAAAAATAAAAATTTATATATTCATTGTTATCAAAATTGGGTAAAAAATTATTTTGTAGAAAAAATATATGATATAAGCTGTAAAGAAAGAAGTTATTACTATGTTACCCAAGAAAATTTTAAAAAAGGCAAAATAAAAGATGTGATTAACTTAGAGTTTAATGATTCAAACTTAGAAGAGTGGTACTCTAAAGAGTTGAAGGACTTTCTTTTGCAAAAACAGAAAATATATGGTATAAAACAGGATGATAACCTAGTAGCGTGGACTTATGTTGATACAATTACAAAGAATATAGCAGAAGTTTATAAAATAGAGGTACATCCGCTATCTAGAAGAAGAGGTTATGGTAAACAGGTTTTAAGTGCAGCCGTTGATGATGTGCTGAAAAGGGAAGATATGGTGGTTTTTAATGTAAGTGTTGAAAATCAAGCGGCAATTGAAATGATAAAAAAATTAGGGTTTAAAGAACAAGGTAAAGAATATCGTCTAGCAAACTAA